The proteins below come from a single Nitrospinota bacterium genomic window:
- the nikC gene encoding nickel transporter permease, with translation MKRFNCLSFLGIVIILLLCLTAVLASLISPYSPTEQNLDEGLTGPSKGHILGQDKLGRDILSRIIYGSRVSLKVGIFTVGISLIIGLMIGSIAGFFGGIVDDIIMRIIDIFMAFPGILMAIALMAVLGPSLNNVIIALCLLGWVGYARLVRGQMLSVREFEFVLAAKAMGANPFRIIMKHLLPNIFSPVIVQATFGMAGAIVAEAGLSFLGLGTQPPIPSWGSMLNEGMEFILVAPYLTIYPGLAIMIVVLGFNFLGDGIRDILDPRYYQRIHLKK, from the coding sequence ATGAAGAGGTTTAATTGCTTATCATTCTTGGGGATTGTGATCATTCTATTGCTTTGCCTTACTGCTGTTCTTGCCTCCCTTATTTCGCCTTATAGCCCTACAGAACAAAATTTAGATGAAGGGCTTACTGGACCTTCAAAAGGTCATATTCTAGGACAGGATAAATTAGGGAGAGATATCTTAAGCAGGATAATCTATGGTTCAAGGGTTTCTCTTAAGGTAGGAATCTTTACTGTTGGAATATCCTTGATCATTGGATTAATGATTGGTTCGATAGCAGGTTTTTTTGGTGGTATTGTGGATGATATTATTATGAGGATTATTGATATTTTTATGGCTTTTCCTGGCATTCTTATGGCCATTGCCCTCATGGCAGTCCTTGGCCCAAGTCTCAACAATGTCATTATTGCTCTTTGTCTCTTAGGCTGGGTGGGATATGCTCGTTTAGTAAGAGGCCAGATGTTGTCCGTGAGGGAATTTGAATTTGTTTTAGCAGCGAAGGCCATGGGAGCTAATCCATTCAGAATCATTATGAAACACCTGTTACCAAACATATTCTCACCTGTTATTGTCCAGGCGACCTTTGGAATGGCAGGAGCAATCGTAGCAGAAGCTGGTTTGAGTTTCTTAGGACTGGGAACACAGCCGCCCATTCCCAGCTGGGGTTCTATGCTGAACGAGGGAATGGAATTTATCCTTGTTGCCCCCTATCTGACCATATACCCTGGATTGGCAATCATGATAGTTGTTTTAGGGTTTAATTTTTTAGGGGATGGGATAAGAGACATCCTTGATCCGCGTTACTACCAGAGGATTCATCTAAAAAAATAA
- the nikB gene encoding nickel ABC transporter permease produces the protein MRKYIVRRLLLMIPVILGVYTIVFLIIHFIPGDPIDLMLGETARPSDREFLRKELGLDKPIAYQYFSSMLRAAKGDLGRSLHTNQPVLETILKRIPATVELTIGAMIVALMISLPLGIIAALRQYSVFDNGSMFFALLGISMPNFWLGPLLIILFSIKLGWLPVSGRGGIEYLILPAITLGTALAAILTRMVRSSLLEVTKEDYITFARAKGLREFMIIVKHALSNAMIPVITILGLQFGSLLAGSIITETIFSWPGIGRLTIQAINTRDYPLVQGCVLIISLSYVLINFLTDLFYAYIDPRIRYE, from the coding sequence TTGAGAAAATATATTGTAAGACGCCTTCTTTTAATGATACCTGTAATTTTAGGGGTATATACGATTGTCTTCCTGATTATACATTTCATCCCAGGAGACCCTATTGACCTCATGCTAGGAGAGACTGCCAGGCCTTCAGATAGAGAGTTTCTCAGAAAGGAATTGGGACTGGATAAACCGATAGCCTATCAATATTTTTCCTCTATGTTAAGGGCTGCTAAAGGGGATTTAGGGAGGTCTTTGCATACCAACCAGCCTGTATTAGAGACCATACTAAAAAGGATTCCCGCCACAGTGGAATTAACTATCGGTGCGATGATTGTTGCCCTTATGATTTCCCTACCTCTCGGGATTATTGCTGCATTGAGGCAGTATTCTGTTTTTGATAATGGGTCTATGTTCTTTGCTCTTCTGGGTATATCCATGCCTAATTTTTGGCTCGGCCCTCTTCTGATTATTTTATTTTCTATAAAATTAGGGTGGCTTCCTGTATCAGGAAGGGGGGGTATAGAATATCTGATTTTGCCAGCTATAACATTGGGAACAGCTCTGGCAGCAATTCTTACGAGAATGGTTCGATCCAGTTTATTGGAGGTAACAAAAGAAGATTATATTACCTTTGCCAGGGCAAAAGGCTTGAGAGAATTTATGATTATCGTAAAGCATGCATTAAGCAATGCCATGATCCCTGTCATTACCATCTTAGGTCTTCAATTTGGAAGCTTATTAGCTGGATCAATTATTACAGAGACCATCTTTTCTTGGCCAGGAATTGGGAGATTAACCATTCAGGCCATTAATACAAGAGATTATCCTTTAGTGCAGGGATGTGTCTTGATTATTTCTTTGAGCTATGTATTGATAAATTTCTTAACAGACCTTTTTTATGCCTATATTGATCCGAGAATCAGATACGAATAG
- a CDS encoding ABC transporter substrate-binding protein: MHQKKRKIRLIFLIFLSCALLFSCSSKEGKKGSVLIIGVESNPTNLDPRLAIDIASLHVIDIVYNKLVKKDKHSNIIPDLATHWENPDDLTYIFHLKKGVKFHDGTELTAEDVKYTFDSIRDPSLKSPKRSSTAPLKEIQIIDKYTVSFTLNEPYAPFLSNMIQAIVPKHIGMDKKKNLSLRPVGTGPFKLKEWVYDERLEFVSNKEHFQGKPRLDRIIYKVIPDQTVRLLELEKGSIHFIQNSVSPDMLPRLGMNPKLKVIKEIGINYSYIGFNLEDRILKNKRVRQAIAHAINRQDIIDNILKGLAIPATGLLSPSHWAYEPRVKEFPYNPEKAKRLLDEAGYRDPDGDGPKPRFKIMYKTSQNQIRKRIAEIIQEQLKGIGIEMVMRNYEWGTFFSDIRSGNFQMYTLTWVGITDPDIYYYIFYSSSIPPKGANRGRYSNKSLDRLIEQGRYTLDSIKRKKIYSEIQKIIAEDLPYISLWYLKNVAVMRKEIKGFKLYPGEQFYSLKDVYIK, from the coding sequence ATGCATCAAAAAAAGAGAAAGATAAGACTGATTTTTTTAATTTTCTTATCCTGCGCTTTATTATTCTCTTGTTCCTCTAAAGAAGGGAAAAAGGGATCGGTCCTGATTATAGGGGTAGAGAGCAATCCTACCAATCTTGATCCGCGGCTTGCTATTGACATCGCTTCATTACATGTCATTGATATTGTATATAACAAGCTTGTCAAAAAAGATAAGCACTCTAATATCATTCCTGACCTTGCTACTCATTGGGAAAATCCAGATGATTTAACATATATCTTTCATTTAAAAAAGGGGGTTAAGTTTCATGACGGAACTGAATTGACAGCTGAGGATGTGAAGTATACCTTTGATTCGATAAGAGACCCCTCCTTAAAATCCCCTAAGAGGTCAAGTACAGCACCCCTTAAAGAAATTCAAATTATCGATAAATATACGGTCTCCTTTACACTCAATGAACCCTATGCCCCATTTCTAAGTAATATGATTCAGGCGATTGTTCCTAAACATATTGGTATGGATAAAAAGAAAAATCTAAGTCTCAGACCTGTAGGAACAGGACCGTTTAAATTAAAGGAATGGGTGTATGATGAAAGGCTGGAGTTTGTGTCAAATAAGGAACATTTTCAAGGAAAGCCTCGATTGGACAGGATAATATATAAGGTTATTCCAGACCAAACAGTGAGGCTCCTTGAATTGGAAAAGGGGAGTATTCACTTCATCCAAAATTCTGTTTCTCCTGATATGTTGCCGAGACTGGGGATGAATCCAAAATTAAAGGTGATAAAGGAGATAGGAATAAATTATTCTTATATTGGATTCAATCTTGAAGACCGAATATTAAAGAACAAAAGGGTTAGGCAGGCCATAGCCCATGCTATCAATAGGCAGGATATCATAGATAATATATTAAAAGGGCTTGCAATTCCTGCTACGGGACTTTTGTCCCCGTCTCACTGGGCTTATGAACCCCGTGTTAAGGAGTTTCCTTATAATCCAGAAAAGGCAAAGAGATTATTGGATGAAGCAGGCTACCGCGATCCAGATGGAGATGGACCAAAGCCGCGTTTTAAAATAATGTATAAAACCTCCCAAAATCAGATAAGAAAGAGAATTGCTGAAATTATTCAAGAACAGTTAAAGGGGATCGGAATTGAAATGGTGATGAGGAATTATGAGTGGGGGACCTTTTTTTCAGATATTCGTTCTGGCAACTTTCAAATGTATACCCTCACCTGGGTCGGAATAACAGATCCTGATATTTATTACTATATATTCTATTCAAGCAGTATTCCTCCAAAAGGGGCAAATAGAGGTCGATATTCTAACAAAAGCCTTGACAGGCTAATCGAGCAGGGAAGATATACTTTAGACTCAATAAAAAGAAAAAAAATTTATAGTGAGATACAAAAAATCATTGCAGAGGATTTACCCTATATCAGTCTCTGGTATCTCAAAAATGTTGCTGTTATGAGAAAAGAGATAAAGGGATTTAAACTCTATCCTGGAGAACAGTTTTATTCACTGAAGGACGTTTATATTAAATAA
- a CDS encoding ATPase P produces MIEISIPGYKNLKLKHLVLDYNGTLACDGKLLANVKKGLEALADKLQIHVLTADTFGNVKSELSEVSCKLSIIPSENQETYKLNYIKQLGPEVTVCIGNGRNDRLMLKEASLGIAVILEEGAAIEALLASDVISTSIHSALDLLTNPLRLVATLRS; encoded by the coding sequence ATGATAGAAATCTCTATTCCCGGCTATAAAAATTTAAAACTGAAACACCTTGTTTTGGATTACAATGGAACCCTTGCTTGTGATGGAAAACTTCTTGCCAACGTAAAGAAAGGCTTAGAAGCCTTAGCTGATAAGCTTCAGATTCATGTTTTGACAGCGGATACTTTCGGTAATGTCAAGTCAGAACTTTCTGAGGTCTCTTGTAAACTCTCAATAATTCCTTCTGAGAACCAAGAGACCTATAAACTCAATTACATTAAACAACTGGGACCTGAGGTTACTGTTTGTATTGGGAATGGCCGAAACGACCGTTTGATGCTTAAAGAAGCATCTCTTGGAATCGCTGTAATTTTAGAAGAAGGAGCAGCTATTGAAGCTTTACTCGCTTCTGATGTTATCTCTACCAGTATTCACTCAGCACTTGATCTACTAACTAACCCTTTACGCTTGGTAGCTACTTTGAGGTCTTAA
- a CDS encoding pyridoxal phosphate-dependent aminotransferase — MTFANRVTHLEPEGAYEVMARAQALEADGRDIIHMEIGQPDFQTFPHISQSGINAIASGYTRYNPPSGLPRLREVIASYTSSRLNLKILPEQVVVGPGAKPGLFFPTLALVEPGDEVIYPDPGFPTYPSMISVAGGLPVPVPLKEENNFSFDLEAFDKLVSERTRLIVLNSPANPTGGVIPLSDLEHIAAAVKKYDCWVISDEIYARLAYDNLQVPSIASLPGMLERTIIVDGFSKTYAMTGWRLGFAIMPEELAERVSLLLTHSIGCTATFTQMAGVEALTSTQEMVDTMISEFQRRRDRIVAGLNAISGIKCQVPQGAFYVFPNVKAFGISSRELSYQLLDKAGVALLPGTDFGKFGEGYLRLSYTTPMDNLDRAIERISEVLKK, encoded by the coding sequence ATGACTTTTGCTAACCGCGTTACACATTTAGAACCTGAGGGCGCTTATGAAGTGATGGCTCGCGCTCAGGCATTGGAAGCAGACGGGAGAGATATAATTCATATGGAGATTGGACAGCCCGACTTCCAAACCTTTCCCCACATAAGTCAGAGCGGCATCAATGCCATTGCTTCTGGCTACACCCGTTACAACCCTCCTTCGGGTCTTCCTCGTCTAAGAGAGGTTATTGCCTCTTATACAAGTTCGCGCCTTAACCTGAAAATCCTTCCAGAGCAAGTTGTAGTAGGGCCAGGGGCGAAACCTGGGTTATTTTTCCCAACATTGGCTTTAGTCGAACCTGGCGACGAAGTCATCTACCCTGATCCAGGCTTTCCAACCTATCCTTCTATGATCTCAGTAGCCGGTGGCCTGCCCGTTCCCGTTCCGCTAAAAGAGGAAAATAACTTCTCATTTGACTTGGAAGCTTTTGATAAACTTGTGAGTGAACGAACGCGGCTTATTGTGCTCAACTCACCCGCAAATCCTACTGGTGGCGTCATCCCCTTGAGCGATTTGGAACATATCGCAGCCGCTGTGAAGAAGTACGACTGCTGGGTTATTTCAGATGAAATCTATGCCCGTCTGGCTTATGATAATCTTCAGGTCCCAAGTATCGCGTCTCTTCCAGGCATGCTTGAGCGCACTATTATCGTTGATGGCTTTTCTAAGACCTATGCCATGACCGGCTGGCGACTTGGTTTTGCTATTATGCCAGAGGAACTCGCTGAGCGCGTGAGTTTATTGCTGACACACTCCATTGGATGTACTGCAACGTTTACACAAATGGCAGGCGTGGAAGCGCTGACTTCCACCCAAGAGATGGTAGATACAATGATTTCAGAGTTCCAGCGTCGTCGTGACCGAATTGTTGCTGGGCTTAATGCTATCTCCGGTATTAAGTGCCAAGTCCCCCAGGGTGCGTTTTACGTCTTTCCAAATGTAAAGGCATTTGGCATATCCTCACGTGAACTTTCATATCAGCTGCTCGACAAAGCCGGGGTAGCTCTGCTGCCAGGCACTGATTTTGGAAAGTTCGGCGAAGGCTATCTTCGACTTAGCTATACTACACCAATGGATAATCTTGACCGCGCTATAGAACGGATATCTGAAGTGTTAAAAAAATAA
- a CDS encoding VanZ family protein — MLFYFWLVLFFIIYFLLMEKLELPAERIHLLEYGLLGYFTHRALENDLTKKSIYLWAPFFVLCVSVLDEGIQYLLPNRVGELKDTFLNEVSGILGLMITGLIIRSEYPIIKENKNKPSI, encoded by the coding sequence TTGTTATTCTATTTTTGGCTTGTTTTGTTTTTTATCATTTATTTTTTACTCATGGAAAAATTAGAATTGCCTGCAGAGCGCATTCATCTGCTGGAATATGGTTTGTTAGGTTACTTTACCCATAGGGCATTGGAAAATGACCTTACTAAAAAAAGTATATATTTGTGGGCACCTTTTTTCGTTCTTTGCGTATCCGTCTTGGATGAGGGAATCCAGTATTTGTTACCCAATCGAGTGGGAGAGTTGAAAGATACTTTTTTAAATGAGGTCTCGGGAATCTTAGGTCTAATGATTACAGGATTGATAATCAGGTCAGAATATCCTATAATTAAAGAAAACAAAAATAAGCCATCTATATGA
- the dacB gene encoding D-alanyl-D-alanine carboxypeptidase/D-alanyl-D-alanine-endopeptidase, which produces MNRFIFIIITLISFLFHPKGGLTYNSASQKLRWDINKIINNSCVDRTNVGIKIVSLKNKETLFSQNGDKLFIPASNMKLVSTAAALVKLHPDYTFKTKVLFDGKISENILKGNLYLKGFGDPLLVSERLWLISKDIYNQGIKVINGDIIVDDSFFDNERRGWGWKKNHGPLAYFAPVGASSLNFNVITVIVEPGNKVGSKARVIIDPKTEYIEIVNQTTTTALKTKRRIYVDRVPNKNGNRDKIIIGGKIPINSKRILLYRNISNPPMYLGMVFREFLIKEAIKVKGSVRIKTAPFDASELSQYQSRELFRIIQYLNKLSNNFVAEQILKTMGAEIKGEPGTFGKGIESVKDFLDSLGIPRNNYTIADGSGLSRLNRLSPSQIVKVLTYMYNDFQVQGEYLSSLGVMGVDGSVDDRLENTFAKRRIRVKTGTLFGVSAISGYVQTNTNEILAFSILINEKRCSHYSSKKIQNKILLLLVNFHE; this is translated from the coding sequence ATGAATCGTTTTATATTTATCATTATTACTTTAATTTCATTTCTGTTTCATCCTAAAGGCGGGCTTACCTATAATTCTGCCTCTCAAAAACTCAGATGGGACATCAACAAGATAATTAATAACTCCTGTGTGGATAGAACAAATGTTGGGATAAAGATTGTCTCCCTCAAGAACAAAGAGACCCTCTTTTCTCAAAATGGAGATAAGCTCTTTATCCCTGCTTCAAATATGAAATTGGTAAGCACTGCTGCAGCCCTTGTAAAACTTCATCCTGACTATACCTTCAAGACCAAGGTCTTGTTTGACGGAAAAATATCCGAAAATATCTTGAAAGGGAATCTTTATCTAAAGGGCTTTGGTGACCCACTTCTCGTTTCAGAGAGGCTCTGGTTAATCTCTAAGGATATTTATAATCAAGGAATTAAAGTCATTAATGGAGATATTATAGTCGATGATAGCTTTTTTGATAATGAGAGGCGCGGATGGGGATGGAAGAAAAATCACGGTCCCCTAGCTTATTTTGCTCCTGTTGGGGCCTCTTCTCTCAATTTTAATGTTATCACGGTAATTGTAGAACCAGGGAATAAAGTTGGATCAAAGGCAAGGGTTATTATTGATCCGAAAACCGAGTATATAGAAATCGTAAATCAAACAACCACAACAGCATTAAAAACAAAAAGGCGTATCTATGTAGATAGGGTTCCGAACAAAAATGGTAATAGAGACAAAATAATTATAGGAGGAAAAATCCCCATAAATTCAAAAAGGATCCTTCTCTACAGGAATATTTCAAATCCTCCAATGTATTTAGGAATGGTTTTTAGAGAATTTTTGATAAAAGAAGCGATCAAAGTTAAAGGAAGTGTCAGGATAAAAACAGCTCCATTTGACGCCAGTGAGCTTTCTCAATATCAATCAAGGGAGTTATTTCGCATCATACAATATTTAAACAAATTGAGTAATAATTTTGTAGCTGAACAGATACTAAAAACAATGGGTGCAGAGATTAAGGGAGAGCCAGGAACTTTTGGAAAGGGAATTGAGAGCGTCAAAGATTTTTTAGACAGCCTCGGTATTCCAAGAAACAACTATACGATTGCAGATGGGTCCGGTCTTTCTCGACTCAACCGTTTGTCTCCTTCCCAGATTGTCAAGGTCTTAACCTATATGTATAATGATTTTCAGGTTCAAGGAGAATATCTCTCTTCACTGGGGGTAATGGGTGTTGATGGTTCTGTAGATGACAGGCTAGAGAATACTTTTGCCAAAAGGAGGATCAGGGTAAAGACCGGAACGCTTTTTGGGGTCAGTGCTATCTCAGGCTATGTTCAGACAAATACGAATGAGATACTTGCATTTTCCATACTGATCAATGAAAAGAGGTGCAGCCACTATTCAAGCAAAAAGATACAAAATAAAATACTCCTCTTGCTGGTAAATTTTCATGAATAA
- the recJ gene encoding single-stranded-DNA-specific exonuclease RecJ, which produces MKYSWVYKEEDPKLQGIISRELAVSPILAKLLINRGITDPSSAHKFIKPFLKDLYDPFLMKDMEKSVHRIIRAIKAKERILIYGDYDVDGITTTALFINFFRDLGAEVDYYIPNRFSEGYGLNIDAIKRIKERGVELIITGDCGTNSHEEVELANRLGIDIIITDHHEPLPPSPKAYAVLNPKQEDCLYPFKNLAGVGVAFKLIVAIRAVLRKNGYSVKRLPNLKKYLDMVSLGTISDMAPLIDENHNLVKHGLKMITNSLNIGIESLKEISGIYGRDIGVSEVGFILSPRINSVGRLGNASISVELLTTDDKDRAIEVSQILDKQNRERRSIQENILMEAKDIIQYSLPSIKDEDILILSSPDWHQGVIGIVASKLAEEYKRPTILISIEGESGKGSARSINSFNIYEALSECRDMLLNFGGHEYAAGFTLEKKNINGLRERLKGISDKKINKYDITPEIILDAKIPFKELSIDLVNNIETLGPFGFSNPEPIFSSHGIEILGKPRLMGVRKNHLKMKLKQGPYVYDSVGFNMSDKIDEINGALIDIAFIPELHQWNGSETIRLKLKDIKINQFDY; this is translated from the coding sequence TTGAAATACAGCTGGGTTTATAAAGAGGAGGATCCTAAGCTTCAAGGGATTATCTCAAGAGAATTAGCTGTATCCCCTATTCTTGCCAAGCTTTTGATAAACCGTGGCATAACTGACCCATCTTCAGCTCATAAATTTATCAAGCCCTTTCTTAAGGATCTCTATGATCCCTTTTTAATGAAGGATATGGAAAAATCGGTTCATCGGATAATCCGTGCGATCAAGGCAAAAGAAAGGATTTTGATTTATGGGGATTATGATGTAGATGGTATTACAACAACCGCCCTTTTTATCAATTTTTTCAGAGATCTGGGTGCAGAGGTTGACTATTACATCCCTAATCGATTCAGCGAAGGTTACGGATTAAATATCGATGCTATAAAAAGAATAAAGGAAAGGGGGGTTGAGCTTATCATCACAGGAGACTGCGGCACCAACTCCCACGAAGAAGTAGAATTGGCAAATCGACTGGGCATAGATATCATCATAACTGACCATCACGAACCTCTCCCTCCTTCTCCTAAGGCCTATGCTGTCTTAAACCCAAAGCAGGAAGACTGTCTTTATCCTTTTAAAAACTTAGCCGGTGTTGGCGTAGCTTTCAAACTTATCGTAGCCATTAGGGCTGTATTGAGAAAAAATGGATACTCGGTAAAAAGACTACCCAACCTGAAAAAATATCTTGATATGGTCTCCCTGGGAACCATTTCTGATATGGCCCCCCTCATAGATGAAAATCATAATTTAGTGAAACATGGTCTAAAAATGATAACAAACAGTCTGAACATTGGAATAGAGTCATTAAAAGAGATTTCGGGTATTTATGGAAGGGATATAGGTGTATCAGAGGTCGGTTTTATTTTATCTCCAAGAATAAACTCTGTTGGTAGATTAGGAAATGCATCCATAAGTGTGGAATTGTTAACCACAGATGACAAAGATAGGGCAATAGAAGTATCTCAGATCCTTGACAAACAAAATAGGGAAAGGCGATCTATCCAAGAAAATATCCTTATGGAAGCAAAGGATATCATTCAATATAGCTTACCATCAATAAAAGATGAAGATATCCTGATCCTCTCTTCTCCTGACTGGCATCAAGGCGTCATTGGGATTGTTGCCTCAAAACTGGCTGAAGAATATAAGCGCCCTACGATTCTGATATCCATTGAAGGTGAATCTGGAAAAGGCTCTGCAAGAAGTATTAATTCCTTTAATATCTACGAGGCATTGTCTGAGTGCAGAGATATGTTATTGAATTTTGGTGGACACGAATATGCTGCTGGATTTACTTTGGAAAAGAAAAATATTAACGGATTGAGAGAAAGATTAAAGGGGATTTCTGATAAGAAAATTAACAAATATGACATAACCCCTGAAATTATTTTAGATGCAAAAATACCTTTTAAGGAATTAAGTATTGACTTAGTCAATAATATAGAAACCCTGGGGCCATTCGGCTTTTCGAATCCTGAACCGATTTTTAGCTCTCATGGAATAGAGATTTTGGGAAAACCAAGATTAATGGGGGTAAGAAAAAACCATTTAAAAATGAAATTAAAACAAGGACCCTATGTTTATGATTCCGTAGGTTTTAATATGAGCGATAAAATAGATGAGATAAATGGTGCTTTGATTGATATAGCTTTTATACCAGAACTCCATCAATGGAATGGTTCAGAGACCATAAGGTTGAAATTAAAGGATATAAAAATCAATCAATTCGATTATTAG